From a single Lewinella sp. LCG006 genomic region:
- a CDS encoding two-component regulator propeller domain-containing protein, which translates to MLRLLFSFFLCSCCFVALAQPRRVQTYSVSDGLAQSQVYALLADSRGFLWAGTQGGGLSRFDGQKFKTFADAEGLLGNNVAALWEDARGQIWVGTEGGLSVYDGTTFQEIIREQEVLDIKGDEASIWVLTTEKIYFSKDQGNDWEELGFPKPYLQVYCLSYEQDRLLLGTDRGVWAWKNKAWTALVGEYNGSRQIWSMYRYLRGQSWALAPGGQFFSVEGDTLHARKVPARNPTVFYVSEQGDSWLGTQDEGLLVLPKGGRQWLPLERKDGLGSNHIRAITGDRWGNIWVGTSGGGLSCIRYAPFAAFDQNKGLPDRAVYALCEVDTQGIFFTLANHGVYRQTESGPVAQLSEPEISGEKIKSMAHDYRGWWWLGTPGDGLKVRTDSSWVEVDACGKYILAISPAGRDSWWVATAYEGLSLLRMTEDSTGLTFRCQTFGREHELPIGRIESLQKDQQGRLLIAYREQGLACWEPNKLHWQLTKQDGLPSNTVRAVRQDSLGYYWLATARGLVRVGETAEGVRLSTFQNQDGLQSNNLYCLAFTNAQELWVGSERGMDRITLDAARNIKAVEFYGEKQGFTGIETCTDAALADAQGNLWVGTMNGLMLFENKPMRVTRLSPPLLSLAGIQLSYRPIEEVIQRTVLDGWGKVVVPGLQLAHHQNQIRFELTAQDLAQPQEVQYEWRLAGWEDAWTPPSDQRIVSYAKLPPGSYTFMARAIGEGNRKSDVLQLPIEIVPAFWQTSWFRGSLIGGMALFFVLLLWRIFHRRLQKQRQIAEGLRLENRLLELEQKALQLQMNPHFLANALQGIQYELNQGAYQRASAYLTKFGALMRSTLYHSRASKITLSDEIDNLQHYLALEQFRMGDRFSYRIEIPETLEVDLIEIPPMLLQPFLENAVHHGMRNKEGDGQISVTFAEEGPSILLVRIEDNGPGLTASNTQRSSDHRSTALKVIQERLELLAHSTVVTPYQIKDIVVGDQVKGVVVEVRIPV; encoded by the coding sequence ATGCTCCGATTATTATTCTCCTTTTTTCTATGCAGTTGTTGCTTCGTTGCGTTGGCCCAACCTCGTCGGGTACAGACGTACAGCGTGAGTGATGGTTTGGCACAGTCGCAGGTCTACGCCTTGTTGGCCGATAGCAGAGGTTTCTTGTGGGCGGGTACCCAAGGTGGTGGATTGTCGCGTTTTGATGGTCAAAAATTTAAGACGTTTGCGGATGCAGAGGGCCTTTTGGGCAATAATGTAGCAGCCTTGTGGGAAGACGCTCGCGGACAAATATGGGTAGGAACTGAAGGAGGCTTGTCGGTTTATGACGGTACTACTTTTCAGGAAATAATACGCGAACAAGAGGTACTTGACATCAAGGGGGATGAAGCTTCCATCTGGGTTTTGACGACGGAGAAAATTTATTTTTCCAAGGATCAGGGCAATGATTGGGAGGAGCTTGGTTTTCCCAAGCCTTATTTGCAGGTTTACTGCTTGTCTTACGAGCAAGATCGGCTACTGTTGGGGACCGATCGCGGCGTTTGGGCCTGGAAAAACAAGGCTTGGACTGCTTTAGTAGGGGAATATAATGGAAGCCGCCAGATTTGGTCGATGTACCGTTATCTGCGGGGGCAAAGTTGGGCGCTAGCTCCTGGGGGGCAATTTTTTTCTGTAGAAGGAGATACGCTCCATGCCCGTAAAGTGCCTGCGCGCAATCCTACCGTTTTTTACGTTTCCGAACAAGGAGACAGTTGGTTGGGTACGCAGGATGAGGGCTTGCTGGTGCTTCCTAAAGGTGGTCGACAATGGCTGCCTTTGGAACGTAAGGATGGCTTGGGTAGCAATCATATTCGGGCCATTACCGGCGACCGCTGGGGCAATATCTGGGTAGGAACTTCTGGCGGCGGGCTCAGTTGTATCCGTTATGCCCCCTTTGCTGCTTTTGATCAAAATAAAGGGCTGCCGGATCGAGCCGTATATGCGCTTTGTGAGGTAGATACCCAAGGCATCTTTTTTACCCTTGCCAATCATGGGGTCTATCGCCAAACAGAAAGTGGTCCCGTTGCTCAGCTATCAGAACCAGAAATCAGCGGTGAAAAAATAAAATCGATGGCACACGACTACCGCGGCTGGTGGTGGTTGGGTACACCAGGAGATGGCCTCAAAGTACGCACCGATAGCAGCTGGGTAGAGGTTGATGCGTGTGGGAAATATATTTTAGCCATTTCACCCGCCGGAAGAGACAGCTGGTGGGTAGCAACAGCTTACGAAGGCTTGAGCTTGCTGCGCATGACGGAAGATTCAACGGGGCTGACCTTTCGTTGCCAAACTTTTGGTAGAGAACACGAGCTACCAATCGGTAGAATTGAAAGTCTTCAAAAAGACCAGCAAGGACGCCTGTTAATTGCCTACCGTGAACAAGGATTAGCGTGTTGGGAACCTAATAAGTTACACTGGCAACTGACCAAGCAAGATGGCCTGCCTTCCAATACCGTGAGAGCGGTGCGCCAGGACAGCCTTGGTTACTATTGGCTGGCCACCGCCCGTGGCTTGGTGCGAGTGGGAGAAACTGCTGAAGGTGTCCGCTTGTCTACTTTTCAAAATCAAGATGGCTTGCAATCCAACAACCTATACTGTCTTGCCTTTACCAATGCCCAAGAGCTATGGGTAGGTAGTGAGCGGGGGATGGATCGGATTACACTTGATGCTGCGCGAAACATTAAAGCCGTGGAGTTTTATGGTGAGAAACAAGGATTTACGGGCATAGAAACTTGTACGGATGCTGCACTGGCCGATGCTCAGGGCAATTTGTGGGTAGGTACCATGAATGGACTGATGCTCTTTGAGAATAAGCCGATGAGGGTAACCCGGCTGTCACCACCATTGCTCTCCTTGGCGGGAATTCAGCTGTCGTACCGACCCATAGAGGAAGTTATTCAGCGAACAGTACTTGATGGTTGGGGAAAAGTTGTCGTACCTGGCCTGCAACTGGCACACCACCAAAATCAAATTCGTTTTGAACTCACGGCCCAGGATCTGGCACAACCCCAAGAGGTGCAGTACGAATGGCGTTTGGCAGGTTGGGAAGACGCATGGACACCGCCCAGTGACCAGCGCATTGTTTCTTACGCAAAATTGCCACCGGGTAGCTACACCTTCATGGCCCGAGCAATAGGAGAGGGCAACCGCAAAAGTGATGTGCTACAACTGCCCATTGAAATCGTTCCAGCCTTTTGGCAAACCTCCTGGTTTCGTGGATCATTGATAGGAGGGATGGCCTTGTTTTTTGTACTGCTCCTCTGGCGTATCTTTCATCGCCGCCTACAAAAGCAACGCCAGATAGCGGAAGGCTTACGACTCGAAAACCGACTGTTGGAATTGGAGCAAAAAGCCTTGCAATTGCAGATGAATCCTCATTTTTTGGCCAATGCTTTGCAGGGAATACAATATGAACTGAACCAAGGCGCCTACCAGCGCGCCAGTGCTTACCTGACCAAGTTTGGGGCTCTCATGCGCTCAACGCTCTACCATTCTCGAGCCAGCAAGATTACCCTGAGTGATGAAATCGATAACCTGCAACATTATCTTGCCTTAGAGCAGTTTCGGATGGGGGATCGTTTTTCTTATCGTATTGAAATTCCGGAAACCCTGGAAGTCGATTTGATCGAAATCCCCCCCATGTTGCTTCAGCCTTTTCTGGAAAATGCGGTTCATCATGGCATGAGGAACAAGGAAGGAGATGGCCAAATCAGCGTGACCTTCGCCGAAGAAGGCCCCTCGATACTATTGGTTCGTATTGAAGACAATGGCCCTGGCCTCACAGCAAGTAATACCCAACGCAGCAGTGATCACCGATCTACGGCCCTCAAAGTGATTCAGGAAAGGTTGGAATTGTTAGCGCACAGCACTGTAGTCACGCCTTACCAGATCAAGGATATTGTCGTTGGCGACCAGGTCAAGGGCGTTGTGGTGGAAGTGAGGATACCGGTTTAG
- a CDS encoding glycosyltransferase family 39 protein — protein MSTSDTFPSLAKWLYLAISIFLVTSWFSTGFNQSDEHFQISEFAGFKLGINEVHDLAWEYQARMRPTLQPAMVVIAHKTAAIFGCENPFTIAWLLRLLSAAFSLVVSWLLFRVYASRFTEGHQRWAFFLFSFFLWFGIYNGVRFNSETWSANTFALAVGLFSYWKSPHWRQYLALGLLVGLSFVFRYQVAFMIAGFGLWLIFIQKEKVGKLMAFILGGLLMVGIGTMVDRWFYGEWVFSPWHYFEQNILLDKASTFGVDPWWKYFEETIIKGIPPFGLLYLLAVGLFIWKKPKDLLSWITIPFVGIHLLIAHKELRFLYVLLPFLPIALSTALQWWEDRRQGPLWSARGYRLGWRIFWTHNALLTLFIMFWPIVMEMNIFRTVYDRYETPITIYGVQDHPYKAALYIHYYKRSNLCVAEVSSLDKLPLYGKEPYLLVVDRREGYPIDRIPGDKDLIYSSFPDWIMHLNFNNWLGRSQWWLVYEVQP, from the coding sequence TTGTCTACTTCTGACACTTTCCCCTCTCTAGCTAAGTGGCTATATTTAGCAATCAGTATCTTCCTTGTCACCTCCTGGTTTTCTACGGGGTTCAACCAATCCGATGAGCATTTTCAAATTTCAGAATTTGCGGGATTCAAATTAGGCATCAATGAAGTGCACGATCTCGCCTGGGAATACCAGGCCCGGATGCGCCCGACATTACAGCCTGCAATGGTCGTCATAGCTCATAAAACAGCTGCAATATTCGGCTGCGAAAACCCTTTCACCATTGCTTGGTTGTTGCGGCTGCTCAGTGCTGCTTTCTCGCTGGTAGTCAGCTGGCTACTCTTTCGTGTTTATGCTTCGCGCTTTACCGAGGGGCATCAACGTTGGGCCTTTTTCCTCTTCAGTTTTTTCCTCTGGTTTGGCATTTACAATGGGGTACGTTTCAACTCTGAAACCTGGTCTGCCAACACTTTTGCCTTGGCCGTAGGACTTTTCAGCTATTGGAAATCTCCTCATTGGCGGCAATACCTGGCCTTAGGTTTGTTAGTGGGTTTATCTTTCGTCTTTCGCTATCAGGTAGCTTTCATGATTGCTGGTTTTGGGCTGTGGCTAATTTTCATCCAAAAAGAAAAGGTGGGAAAGCTAATGGCTTTTATTTTGGGAGGACTACTGATGGTAGGCATTGGAACAATGGTCGACCGCTGGTTTTACGGCGAATGGGTATTCAGTCCCTGGCACTATTTCGAACAGAATATACTGCTAGACAAAGCATCTACCTTTGGTGTAGACCCTTGGTGGAAGTATTTTGAAGAAACAATCATCAAAGGCATTCCTCCTTTCGGGCTTTTGTACTTGCTTGCAGTAGGTCTATTCATCTGGAAAAAGCCTAAAGACCTCCTGAGTTGGATCACCATTCCCTTTGTGGGTATTCACTTACTGATTGCCCACAAGGAGTTGCGTTTTTTATATGTCCTTTTGCCTTTCCTCCCCATCGCGCTCAGTACTGCCTTGCAATGGTGGGAAGATCGCCGCCAAGGTCCCCTCTGGTCTGCGCGAGGTTATCGCCTAGGCTGGCGAATTTTCTGGACGCACAATGCCCTACTCACCCTGTTCATTATGTTCTGGCCCATTGTCATGGAAATGAACATTTTTCGTACCGTTTACGACCGCTACGAAACGCCCATCACGATTTACGGTGTTCAGGATCACCCCTACAAAGCAGCTTTGTACATCCATTACTATAAACGTTCCAATTTGTGTGTCGCTGAGGTTAGCAGCCTCGACAAGCTTCCCCTTTACGGAAAAGAACCTTACCTACTGGTGGTTGATCGTCGTGAAGGCTATCCAATCGACCGTATACCTGGCGACAAAGACCTTATCTATAGCAGCTTTCCTGACTGGATAATGCACCTCAATTTCAACAATTGGCTAGGTAGATCGCAGTGGTGGTTGGTGTACGAGGTTCAGCCTTAG
- the ftsZ gene encoding cell division protein FtsZ, giving the protein MIFDLPKGESPIIKVIGVGGGGSNAVNHMYKQGIVGVDFAICNTDNQAMDQSPIPTKIQLGPNLTEGRGAGSKPNVGKLACEESIEDVKRYLGNDCKMLFVTAGMGGGTGTGAAPIIARTAREMDILTVGIVTLPFTFEGRRRTSQGTEGLEELKSQVDTLIVISNDKLRQIHGNLSLSDAFGQADNILTTAAKGIAEIITVPGYVNVDFEDVNTVMRESGVAIMGTAMAEGDDRARVAVDQALHSPLLEDNDIRGAKHILLNITSGTREVTMDEIFEITEFVQEEAGYGTDLIWGNCFDETLGDKISVTVIATGFENKRKRIEKAEPNRVVVSLDDEQEAARKEQAPKMPNQPNQPNNLSRIGYEGEDTPQAPTFEFDDVQETVSRYQRRNYAYEDPHAKDPSEIAAEQERAREMEERRRERLRSQHVKLNNPQTVNEMESEPAYLRRGVQLDNIPRSEGHDLSKWTIGDEEEPELRRGNSYLHDQVD; this is encoded by the coding sequence ATGATTTTCGATCTGCCAAAGGGCGAAAGCCCCATCATTAAAGTAATAGGCGTTGGCGGCGGCGGTAGCAATGCAGTCAACCACATGTATAAGCAAGGTATTGTTGGCGTAGATTTCGCCATCTGTAATACCGATAATCAGGCGATGGACCAAAGTCCGATCCCAACCAAAATCCAGCTCGGTCCTAACCTCACGGAAGGCCGCGGAGCAGGCTCAAAACCCAATGTGGGTAAGTTGGCCTGTGAAGAGTCGATTGAAGATGTAAAACGCTACCTCGGCAACGACTGTAAGATGCTGTTCGTAACGGCAGGTATGGGCGGTGGTACGGGTACCGGAGCAGCTCCTATCATTGCCCGCACGGCGCGGGAAATGGACATCCTGACGGTGGGAATCGTTACCTTGCCTTTCACCTTTGAAGGACGTCGTCGTACCTCTCAGGGTACCGAAGGCCTGGAAGAACTGAAGAGCCAGGTGGATACGCTAATCGTAATTTCTAACGACAAATTACGTCAAATCCATGGTAACCTTAGCCTGTCGGATGCCTTTGGCCAAGCCGATAACATTCTGACCACAGCAGCGAAAGGCATTGCCGAGATCATCACTGTTCCCGGTTATGTGAACGTTGACTTTGAGGATGTCAATACCGTTATGCGAGAAAGTGGTGTAGCCATCATGGGTACCGCTATGGCAGAAGGAGACGACCGTGCCCGGGTAGCTGTTGATCAGGCCCTGCACTCTCCGCTGCTAGAGGACAATGACATTCGTGGTGCCAAGCATATCCTGCTGAACATCACCAGTGGTACCCGTGAGGTGACCATGGACGAAATCTTTGAAATCACAGAGTTCGTACAGGAAGAAGCGGGCTACGGAACAGACCTTATCTGGGGTAACTGTTTTGATGAAACCCTGGGCGATAAGATCAGCGTGACGGTTATCGCTACTGGTTTTGAGAACAAGCGCAAGCGCATTGAGAAGGCAGAACCAAATCGCGTAGTGGTGAGCCTGGATGATGAGCAGGAGGCTGCCCGCAAGGAGCAAGCACCCAAAATGCCTAATCAGCCGAACCAACCTAATAACCTTTCCCGTATTGGTTACGAAGGTGAAGATACGCCCCAGGCACCCACTTTCGAATTTGACGATGTGCAGGAAACCGTTTCGCGTTACCAGCGTCGGAACTATGCTTACGAAGATCCTCACGCCAAGGACCCTTCTGAAATCGCTGCGGAGCAAGAGCGCGCTCGTGAGATGGAAGAACGGCGCCGAGAACGCTTGCGTAGCCAGCACGTAAAATTGAATAACCCACAAACCGTGAACGAGATGGAAAGTGAGCCTGCTTACCTGCGACGAGGCGTCCAGTTGGACAATATTCCCCGCTCGGAAGGCCACGACCTCTCAAAATGGACCATCGGTGATGAGGAAGAACCGGAATTGCGTAGAGGCAACTCCTACCTCCACGACCAGGTGGACTAG
- the ftsA gene encoding cell division protein FtsA, translating to MESKFVNPPNDAIVAVDIGTTKVCAVVGRRNEHGQLEVLGFGKVESEGVLRGVVSNIEKTVNAITEAVRIAERQSGLTCKEVHVGIAGQHIKSLQHRGMLTRDNDHTEISRRDIERLISDMYKLVLPPGDKILHVIPQEYTIDSEQGITDPIGMSGIRLEANFHIITGQITASNNIHRCVERAGMRVNNLTLEPIASAAAVLSEEEKEAGIALVDIGGGTTDITIFKDGIIRHTAVIPFGGNVVTGDIKDGCNVMAHHAEKLKVKYGSALAQEVYDNRIIAIPGLRGRDPKEISEKNLARIIQARVEEIFDYVVWEIRRSGYDRKLIGGIVVTGGGSLLRHIDKLVELHTGQSCRVGTPVEHLAHGYHKNLSSPIYATSIGLLLKGFEDMDQGKIMAATAAPEPKEEPAAEEAMETVAEGEAGGKWLETIFKKTKEWFEAEPDSEF from the coding sequence ATGGAATCAAAATTTGTAAACCCACCTAATGACGCGATTGTAGCTGTCGACATCGGTACCACCAAAGTGTGTGCAGTTGTAGGACGACGCAATGAGCATGGTCAACTCGAAGTCTTGGGCTTCGGGAAAGTTGAAAGTGAGGGCGTCCTGCGGGGTGTCGTCTCTAACATCGAAAAAACGGTGAACGCCATTACCGAGGCGGTCCGCATTGCGGAACGACAAAGTGGACTCACCTGCAAGGAAGTGCACGTTGGCATCGCCGGCCAGCACATCAAGAGCCTGCAACACCGCGGAATGCTCACCCGTGATAACGATCATACCGAAATCAGCCGCCGCGACATTGAGCGTCTGATCAGCGATATGTACAAGTTGGTATTGCCTCCGGGCGATAAGATCCTACACGTTATCCCACAGGAGTACACCATTGATAGTGAACAAGGCATTACCGATCCTATCGGAATGTCGGGCATTCGTCTGGAAGCGAATTTCCACATTATCACGGGGCAGATCACGGCTTCCAACAACATCCACCGCTGTGTAGAACGCGCCGGGATGCGGGTGAATAACCTGACCCTGGAGCCTATTGCCAGTGCAGCAGCAGTGCTTAGTGAGGAAGAAAAGGAAGCGGGTATTGCACTCGTTGATATCGGTGGAGGAACTACGGATATAACCATTTTCAAAGATGGTATTATTCGCCACACCGCAGTGATTCCTTTTGGTGGCAACGTCGTAACCGGTGATATCAAAGATGGTTGCAACGTGATGGCTCATCATGCGGAAAAGTTGAAAGTAAAGTACGGATCAGCCCTGGCTCAGGAGGTGTACGATAATCGTATCATCGCTATTCCTGGCCTGCGTGGCCGTGATCCTAAGGAAATATCAGAAAAGAACCTGGCGCGGATTATCCAGGCCCGTGTAGAAGAAATCTTCGACTACGTGGTATGGGAAATTCGCCGGTCTGGCTACGATCGCAAACTTATTGGCGGCATTGTCGTGACGGGAGGCGGTAGCCTACTGCGCCACATCGACAAGCTGGTAGAGTTGCATACTGGCCAGAGCTGTCGGGTAGGAACACCCGTAGAGCACTTGGCACACGGTTACCACAAAAACCTGAGCAGCCCCATCTACGCAACGTCGATAGGCTTGTTGCTCAAAGGCTTTGAAGACATGGACCAAGGTAAAATCATGGCCGCTACTGCCGCACCGGAACCTAAGGAGGAACCCGCAGCAGAAGAAGCGATGGAAACTGTTGCTGAAGGCGAAGCCGGTGGCAAATGGTTGGAAACCATCTTCAAAAAAACCAAAGAATGGTTTGAAGCGGAACCGGATTCTGAGTTCTAA
- a CDS encoding cell division protein FtsQ/DivIB: MSTAKSDIVKVLRMLLWGVALIAGASIVLGAMQRKENAPIHDIVIDIAPLASGDFLISEEDIPVMLEERFAHPITAFPVGKLDVERLERVLEEDPFVKSAEAYIDAQDRVNIELVQREPILRIMDNNGLNYYLDKEGNQIPPSKHYAARVRVATGNLPPHETDFLTQEDHLLRQVFVLNELLLEDPFLDALIEQIYINKRGEFILSPKIGKQTIMFGRYQQAEGKLSRLKTFYREGLPYKGWQAYSSFDLRYEGQVVCKKR, encoded by the coding sequence ATGAGTACAGCTAAAAGCGATATCGTCAAGGTTTTAAGGATGCTCCTCTGGGGAGTAGCCCTAATTGCCGGTGCCTCTATAGTACTAGGGGCGATGCAGCGCAAGGAGAATGCTCCAATTCATGACATTGTTATTGATATAGCGCCTTTGGCTAGTGGTGATTTTTTGATCAGTGAAGAAGATATTCCCGTGATGCTGGAAGAGCGCTTTGCGCATCCAATCACCGCTTTCCCAGTGGGCAAACTTGATGTTGAACGCCTGGAAAGAGTACTGGAAGAAGATCCTTTCGTCAAGAGTGCGGAGGCATACATTGATGCGCAGGACAGGGTGAACATCGAGCTGGTCCAGCGCGAGCCGATCCTGCGGATAATGGACAACAATGGCCTGAACTACTACCTGGATAAGGAAGGGAACCAAATACCACCGAGCAAGCATTATGCCGCCCGGGTGAGGGTAGCCACGGGCAATTTACCGCCCCACGAAACGGATTTCCTGACGCAGGAAGATCATCTGCTACGCCAGGTATTTGTATTAAACGAATTACTGTTGGAGGATCCTTTTTTGGATGCTTTGATTGAACAAATTTATATCAACAAACGCGGAGAATTTATTCTCAGCCCAAAGATTGGCAAACAGACGATTATGTTTGGGCGCTACCAGCAAGCTGAGGGGAAATTGAGCCGATTAAAGACTTTTTACCGGGAAGGTTTGCCTTACAAAGGTTGGCAGGCCTACAGCTCCTTTGACCTTCGTTATGAGGGACAGGTAGTGTGTAAAAAACGATAA
- the murC gene encoding UDP-N-acetylmuramate--L-alanine ligase: MKLDNIHNIYFVGIGGIGMSALARYFHGRGVKVAGYDRTETTLTKTLVSEGIAVRYVAEVETLPQDVDLVVYTPAVPANHAELVWFREQGYPVLKRSAVLGIISEGMRAVAIAGTHGKTTTSTLTTHLLRSGGVDCNAFLGGVARNFSSNFVEGDSEWVVIEADEFDRSFLTLHPDIATIMSLDADHLDIYGDLSTLMETGFLAFAKQLKPGGELLVKAGLEESFSHLDIKVSTFGIATGDAQAQNLRVEDGFFVFDYQSGATRISNLRHPHPGRHNVENALAAITVALRLGVAPAAIADGLLSFRGIARRFEFHIREKELVYIDDYAHHPTELSAAIGAARELYPGKKLTGIFQPHLFSRTRDFVEGFAAAMDMLDEALLLDIYPAREEPIPGVDSQLIYQHMKNKNCQLLTKAEVLATLAKMDIEVLMTLGAGDIDTLVDPIKEQLLSKTTQH, from the coding sequence ATGAAACTTGACAACATTCATAACATCTATTTCGTCGGTATCGGCGGTATTGGCATGAGTGCCCTGGCGCGCTACTTCCACGGTCGTGGTGTGAAGGTGGCTGGGTATGACCGTACCGAAACGACCCTTACGAAGACGCTGGTGTCGGAAGGCATTGCCGTGCGCTATGTAGCCGAGGTAGAGACCTTGCCGCAGGATGTTGATCTGGTGGTTTATACGCCGGCGGTTCCCGCCAACCACGCCGAGTTGGTATGGTTTCGCGAGCAAGGTTATCCGGTGCTTAAGCGAAGCGCGGTGCTGGGGATTATCAGCGAAGGCATGCGGGCAGTGGCGATAGCGGGTACCCACGGCAAAACGACAACTTCTACACTTACTACGCACTTATTGCGTAGCGGTGGCGTCGATTGCAATGCCTTCCTGGGCGGTGTGGCCCGTAATTTTTCTTCCAATTTTGTGGAAGGAGACAGTGAGTGGGTCGTCATTGAGGCCGATGAGTTTGATCGTTCCTTCCTGACCTTGCATCCTGATATTGCGACCATTATGTCGCTGGATGCGGATCACCTGGATATTTACGGCGACCTTTCTACCCTCATGGAAACTGGATTTTTAGCTTTCGCAAAACAATTGAAACCAGGTGGTGAACTGTTGGTGAAAGCAGGCTTGGAAGAAAGCTTTAGTCATCTGGATATAAAGGTGAGTACGTTCGGTATAGCAACCGGTGATGCACAAGCACAAAACCTGCGGGTAGAAGATGGTTTCTTCGTTTTTGATTACCAAAGCGGAGCAACCCGAATCAGCAATCTGCGTCATCCTCATCCTGGAAGGCATAATGTGGAGAATGCCCTGGCAGCAATTACCGTTGCTTTACGATTGGGGGTAGCTCCCGCAGCAATCGCTGATGGCTTGTTGAGCTTTCGGGGGATTGCGCGCCGGTTCGAGTTTCACATTCGTGAGAAGGAACTGGTGTACATTGATGATTATGCACACCACCCGACGGAACTGTCCGCTGCCATTGGAGCCGCGCGAGAATTGTATCCTGGAAAGAAACTTACGGGAATTTTTCAACCGCACTTGTTTTCGCGCACGCGTGACTTTGTAGAAGGGTTTGCCGCAGCTATGGACATGTTGGATGAAGCCCTTTTATTGGATATTTATCCAGCCAGGGAAGAACCGATTCCAGGGGTAGATTCCCAGTTGATTTACCAGCACATGAAAAATAAAAACTGCCAATTGTTGACCAAAGCAGAAGTTTTGGCAACCCTGGCAAAGATGGACATCGAAGTACTAATGACCCTCGGTGCCGGAGACATTGACACCTTAGTAGACCCTATTAAAGAACAATTGCTGTCAAAGACAACACAGCACTAG
- the murG gene encoding undecaprenyldiphospho-muramoylpentapeptide beta-N-acetylglucosaminyltransferase, with protein sequence MSQQQEQLRIIFSGGGTGGHIFPAVAIADRVKELVPTAQISFVGAQDKMEMERVPKAGYPIEGLWISGLQRKLTVQNLLFPVKVLASLWKAGRIVRRIQPQVVVGTGGFASGPLLRQAAAQGIPTLIQEQNAYAGLTNKWLAKVASRICVAYPGMEQFFPANKLMEVGNPVREDMLATQENRAEACAHYGFSSDQPVILVTGGSLGARTLNQALAAAYEQLAANPEVQVLWQCGKYYNEEYSKCATAQLPNVNLLPFLDRMDLAYAAADIVISRAGALTIAEICLLGKASILVPSPNVAEDHQTKNALALTNRKAAILVKDQDAKASLIATAINLLQDEKGRKALAQNAQLLAYPNAADKIAREVLRLAKWEITNQPSTNN encoded by the coding sequence ATGAGCCAACAGCAAGAACAATTGAGGATCATCTTTAGTGGTGGCGGTACTGGTGGGCATATTTTCCCCGCAGTAGCGATAGCCGACCGAGTAAAAGAACTGGTACCTACGGCTCAGATCAGTTTCGTAGGTGCGCAAGATAAAATGGAGATGGAGCGGGTCCCGAAAGCGGGCTACCCCATTGAAGGACTTTGGATCAGTGGTTTACAGCGTAAGCTGACGGTTCAAAATCTGCTTTTTCCAGTAAAAGTACTGGCCAGTCTTTGGAAGGCCGGCCGGATCGTTCGCCGGATTCAACCACAGGTTGTGGTGGGAACGGGTGGATTTGCGAGTGGTCCTTTGTTGCGACAAGCAGCGGCCCAAGGCATTCCTACCCTTATCCAGGAGCAAAATGCTTACGCAGGACTGACGAACAAGTGGCTGGCTAAAGTGGCTTCGAGAATTTGTGTGGCTTACCCTGGAATGGAGCAATTTTTTCCAGCAAATAAGCTAATGGAAGTGGGCAACCCTGTTCGTGAGGACATGCTGGCTACCCAAGAAAATCGTGCCGAGGCATGTGCTCATTACGGTTTTAGCAGTGATCAACCCGTAATTCTGGTAACGGGAGGCAGCCTTGGCGCTAGAACCTTGAACCAGGCATTGGCTGCGGCCTACGAACAACTAGCCGCCAATCCAGAAGTACAAGTACTGTGGCAATGCGGAAAATATTACAACGAAGAATACAGCAAGTGTGCAACGGCACAATTGCCCAATGTGAACTTGTTGCCTTTTTTAGATCGGATGGATCTCGCCTATGCTGCGGCAGACATCGTGATCAGTAGGGCAGGCGCATTGACCATTGCTGAGATCTGCTTGTTGGGTAAAGCTTCCATTCTGGTGCCTTCTCCCAATGTGGCCGAAGATCATCAAACCAAGAATGCCCTGGCATTGACGAACAGGAAAGCAGCTATTCTGGTAAAAGACCAGGATGCAAAAGCCAGCTTGATTGCAACGGCAATCAATTTGCTGCAAGATGAAAAAGGACGCAAAGCACTAGCACAAAACGCCCAGCTATTGGCTTACCCCAATGCTGCCGATAAGATCGCCAGAGAAGTGTTACGCCTGGCCAAATGGGAAATAACCAACCAACCATCAACCAACAACTAA